The following is a genomic window from Osmerus eperlanus chromosome 18, fOsmEpe2.1, whole genome shotgun sequence.
CTGCAGCCCAGTCTGGAGAACCAGAAGAACCACCTGACCAAACTCTACCGCCACCTACAGGACCTCTACGACAACTACCAGCTACGCAAGTCCACACTAGGTAAACCATCCGGAGaaaggaatgaggaaatccacACTTGGATCAAGTCCATAAAAGGGGACACCTTGAATAGGCTCATGTATAGATCCGTGACTGTAGAGATATTATCGGTCTCGTACTCTTGTGGGTCATTGGGAAGAACCTTTGTAGGCTGAACTGGTTTTGCTGGTTCTTTGCGGTAATGAGGATGCCTGTGTTGGTTTGCTGATATCTGACGCTGAAGGCGGATGGAACCTgtcctttgtttgtttttcacctGTCAAGCAATCTGGTCGATATattgtatttcttcgattaaacgtggcggcatttattacacaatgttcatttttggtgcagcgtttatttgagggcagcgtttatttgagggcggcgtttaatcgagaAAAATACGGTAACTGCTTCTCCATGTTACTTTCATTGATTTATGGATGTTGTGGAGTGTTGTTTTGGTATTGAGacagtttgtctgtttgtcatAGACCACAACTCAGGAAACAGTTCTCTGGACATACATCTGGCGTTACTGCAGGCGGAAGGAGCCAAGATTGAGGAAGAGACTGAGGTGATTCACATGATTGGAGATAcatcatgcatacacacaaactgccTGATCTACACtcgctaccccccccccacacacacacacacattttattaaGAAAGTTATATTTAATGGTCGCATTCTCAGTTATCGATAAAATGTGCTCCACCCACATTTTGTAAACGAATCTACTGCCCTGTGACGGCATGTTTTTATGGAATCTCATCTGTTTTTTTCCACAGAACATGGCAGACGCCTTTCTGGACGGAGATGTCTCTCTGGACTGCTTTATCGAAGATTACCAGAGGAGGCGCTATCTAGCCCACCTCCGCCGGGTCAAAATCGACAAACTCAGAGAGCATGTGCTGAAAGGCCTCAGCCGACTCCCCCAGAGCAGCACCTCCACCAACATCCCATCGCTGTCcacccgacccccggaccttCCCACCTCTCCATCTGCCTACACCAACGGCTCGCCTTCGCCCCTCTACACACAGGctgctccacacccacctcaccTCTTCCCCGGCCTGGCTTCCACAGGCTACCCTTACATGcagcagccctacaccccaGCAGTCTCACAGCATCCCTCCCCGTCTGTGCACCTGCCCCCCCGAACTGGCTTCATAATgcaatgaggagggggggggggattcaggGAACGGTGACTAACTTTCTACTTAGAAGACACAGGATGAGGCTTCGACCCATAGATTCCTTGCTGGCGTCAAAATACATGGATATCTAAGCTGAGCGGTGCCCTGAGAACTCACTCTAACCTAATTTATCTGTATTGTGAACGAGGGGTTCACAATTTTGTATGTATGCTTTCTGGAGACTATTTATTATTTATACAGGAACACCCAATGCTGTCTCCTTTATAATGTACATAAGGTAACTGGTGGTAActtgcaggactgtgtgggtAACAGGGGGTGCTACAGATCttggccgcgtttcccagattcgttaagaagctaagagcttcttaggagcgttaagaagctcttggcgttaagagcttcttaacgaatctgggaaacccggcccttgTATGTTTAGATGTAGTATATTTGTGTCTGTGACTGACAGTGAGGTTTCTTGCTGAATCCAGTGTGGTAATGAGGACCTGCAACTCCCAAGACCATATTCTTCTAAAAGGATCCGGCAGGGTAAAGCTGAATGTAGTCAACTAAAATCAATACGGCTAACTCGCTTAACACCGTTTTAAACGACACCAAGTCAGAATTTGAcggtgaccatacaaggatatATCGAAGTTGTTTACAGTCCAGTAAGACTGAAGAATCAATATAGCGGGTTTCCAGTTCGAAGGAGAGCGTATGCGGTCTGGGGAAATGGCGCTATTGCTAATTTGCTAGATCTAGCTAGCAGTCAACAGGCAATGAAGCGCCCATGCGCCCTTTCTGTGCTTCTCAGAGGAAGACACAATAAGACGTGCTAAACCTTGTTAATTTGAGTGTTTTTTGCAGTTCTGCAATATGGTCAGACTGGTTATGAAGATTTTTATGCAAATCGATTTAACGGAATACTCAAATGTTTCACTTCAGTTGGAAAGCTAAATGACAGGACAAGCGCAAACTCAATTCTGTGTATGCATTTTAAAACATGCCAAACTACATTATAGGTCCATCACGTCAGTCTAATTTAATTAATCTATGGGTGCTATTTATCTGGATTAGTAGAATCTGCATTTACTGGATTAGTAAAATCCTTCTCTACCCTCTTAAAAGGTAGCTTGTTTTGCTATACTCGTGGTTAGCTCTCTTATACTCATGTTGCGATAAGGTATAGGTATGCATTTTTTTTCTCAGGCCTGTAACAATCTATAGGATGTGATTAGAATTTGATTTGACACTACCCAATTTAAGAGATTTTAAAGTTAAGGTTTATGAAATTTCTAGGAAAAAAAGACAACTTGCATACTTCTGGTGCTTTCATCCAGTACAACTCTAGGTACTATTGCCATATTATAGCATTGTCATAACTTGACACCCTGTCTTTCTATCCTAACcaataaaattattttcttaAAATACTGATGTGCAGTTCCTGTTCCTAGCGTGTAGACGTGGCAATACTGTCTTGCTGTAAAAGTAATGAAGACCAACATTCAAGAGGAAGGAAATGCAGACAACCTTCTGCAAAAACCacaacacagagacatgcaAGAAAACAACTTTATTGAACTGCTAGTAAAAACCAAGACATTTAAAAACCAAATCAGCCATGTttactcttctccttcctcagcctctccctcgaCAGAGTCCACCCCCACTTCCTCGTAGTCCTTCTCCAGGGCTGCCAGATCCTCTCTGGCCTCAGAGAACTCACCCTCCTCCATGCCCTCGCCCACGTACCAGTGCACAAAGGCACGCTTGGCGTACATCAGGTCGAACTTGTGGTCCAGCCTGGCCCAGGCCTCAGCGATGGCGGTGGTGTTGCTCAGCATGCACACGGCCCTCTGCACCTTGGCCAGGTCTCCTCCAGGAACCACGGTGGGGGGCTGGTAGTTGATGCCCACCTGCAAACCAGACCACAGATGAGGAATATTTTCAATCTGAAGCATGTAGGTGTGTTCTAGTTCACAGTGGAAAGTGTTTAAGCTACCTTGAAGCCGGTGGGACACCAGTCTACAAACTGGATGGTGCGTTTGGTCTTGATGGTGGCGATGGCAGCGTTGACGTCCTTGGGCACCACGTCGCCACGGTACAGCATGCAGCAGGCCATGTACTTCCCGTGGCGGGGGTCACACTTCACCATCTGGTTGGCAGGCTCGAAGCAGGCGTTGGTGATCTCTGCCACCGACAGCTGCTCGTGGTAGGCCTTCTCAGCAGAGATGACCGGGGCGTAGGTCACCAGCGGGAAGTGGATGCGGGGGTAGGGCACCAGGTTGGTCTGGAACTCAGTCAGGTCCACGTTCAGAGCCCCATCGAAACGCAGAgaggcagtgatggaggagaCGATCTGTCCAATCAGGCGATTCAAGTTTGTATAGGTGGGTCGCTCGATGTCCAGATTACGGCGGCAGATGTCATAGATGGCCTCGTTGTCCACCATGAAGGCACAGTCTGAGTGCTCCAGGGTGGTGTGGGTGGTCAGGATTGAGTTATAGGGCTCCACAACAGCTGTGGAAACCTTAAATCACATATTATCACAATGTGTCCACAAACATGGTATTGCTAAAGAAAATACAACACAAACGCAAGACTACCATCATACCTGAGGTGCAGGGTAAATGGCAAACTCCAGCTTGGATTTCTTGCCGTAGTCTACAGACAGCCGCTCCATCAGCAGAGATGCAAAGCCAGAGCCAGTTCCTCCACCGAAGCTGTGAAAGATCAGAAACCCCTGCAGCCCCGTGCACTGGTCCGACTGGAGACATGAACCAGCAATGAAGTCAAATTAATAACTTGGCAAATGTGATTTTGATTTATTCAAGCACACTGTCGATCCGTTGATTAGACCGTTACTTACCAGTTTGCGGACTCGGTCCAGCACCAGATCAACGATCTCTTTCCCGATGGTGTAGTGGCCACGCGCGTAATTGTTCGCGGCATCCTCCTTGCCCGTAATTAGCTGCTCGGGGTGGAACAACTGTCTGTAAGTCCCCGTGCGGACCTCATCTGTTTATAAATCAAGAAATTAATAATTTGTACTAGGCGCCTTATGTTAGTTCTAGTATAACCGTCTTAGCTAAATTGGCCATCTCCCTGGTGGCGATTTTTAAAATCCGTGGTAGGCCACTTTCTGGCTAGCAAACGTGGTTGATTGTAGCTAGCTCTAGGTTTGTTAAAATATGTTGGCGATGTGATCTGTAGGAAGAGCAGCAATGACCATACCAACAACCGTTGGTTCGAGGTCCACAAATACAGCACGGGGaacatgtttccctgctccggtTTCGCTGAAGAAGGTGTTGAAGGAATCATCTCCTCCACCGATTGTCTTGTCGCTGGGCATTTGGCCATCTGGCTGGATACCATGCTCCAAACAGTAGAGCTCCCAGCAAGCGTTTCCGATCTGGACTCCGGCCTGGCCGACGTGAATGGAAATGCACTCACGCTAGATGGACAATAATTAAAATAGACGAGTATTTAGTCCGCAATGTGCATTGGTTACCATGTTGACTTAACCTTTTTGTATTTGACTAGTTTGTGCTTTTAGTTGAAGTCCTTTGACCTAATGAGAGCGAACGCAACCAATAAATTGATAGCTCTAGCAAGCTAACTACAGTAATCTTAACCTTTGGTTATATTATCAACAAGTGTTCCAAATCTTCGCCATTATGACTTACCATTTTGATTAAATTTCAATACAAAAATGTAAGTAATGAGAAAGAAAATAACGTTTCTGTTAACTACTTAGCTAACTTTAAGGGGCTAAATGACTGCCTTGGCGCTGTTACTTGCAACGGTTAACTGCCAAAATCTTTGAAAAGATAAGCGTTCCTGTTTAAATAGCAAGTTTAAAGGTGGACCCTCCCCTTTGTATGTTAATTGGCTATACGTTATGGAGACACCTGTCAATCACTATTTATTCCATGGTCATTGGTTTATGACACGATTTCAAAATGTTTACATCAACGGTGGTACTTACGCTCAAGTTGTGTGATTGGACAAAATAAGCAGCGACTtgttatttttcaaacttgcatTTTTCAAGTAAGTTATCTCTCGCAACAGACAACAGTAGGAAAAATCAGGACCCATTATTTGTAGATGATGGGAAGAATTTATTTGACCTCTTGTAGCTCATGGAGGAATTTTAACGACTAAATATATAcagcatgaaataaataaaaagagaaTATATCATTTGAATgacaaataaaataatgaataaaAAATATGTTGAATGGTGTATTTTTACCTAATTATTTACAATTTAAATTCCTGTGGGAATTTGCAAATACTTTGCAAGACAGCACCCTTATCACAGGACATCAGAGAAAGAAGCAGTGATGCGAAGACAAATTCCAGAgtctgtttatatatatatatctatattagacattctctgcttATACATAAAACtttaatatacatttttcatatGTCATATGAGTACAACAGCAGAAGAAAGCATCTACATTGATTTGCACTCAAACTGGGGAAAATTCAGTGtaaagcataaaataaataagagAATATCTGCAACTGGGATTATTTTTTTCCTCATTCATGAAAATAACGTATATAGTTTATTATGATATATTTATTGAGCTTGCACTCTACAACTTTCCAGCATCAAATCTGAAAAATTTGATTTGTATGTTTCAATTTCTAGTTGAGGTATTCTTGTTCATAATTGGTTCTATGGAATATTAAAACTAACTACTAGTTCAAAGCAGTGCTTGAAATTGTAAGAAATCTCAGAAATGCCCATATTTGTTGCATACAGCTGGTCACAACTGATTATTCATTAGTACCTGCTGTCAAACATGACCATGATTCAACCAAGTCGACTAAGCATTCTCATACAGTAGCCTATCTTGCACAAATGTAAAATAACTGCACGCTCAGCAGGTCCATGAGGATCTTTCCCCTAGTAAATTCTTTATCGTCACAAAATTACATAAGAACAGTAAACAGATGTGGGAACACTTACACAATAaaactggggagtcaggtggctgagcggtgagggaagcgggctagtaatccgaaggtttccagttcgattcccggtcatgccaactgacgttgtgtccttgggcacttcaccctacttgccttggggggaatgtccctgtacttactgtaagtcgctctggataagagtgtctgctaaatgactaaatgtgaaacTAGAAACAACTCCAAAGTCCAGCCCTGATGCTCAGATACACAATATCAATTATTATCTAAACTGGGACTGCTGCCTACATCAGAACAACTCACTGAGAACCCTGCAGTGTGATTGACCCATCTGAACCGATCGACAGAATTCATCGATCCGACCAGGTTTCGGTGGTCAGGCTTTTAGAGCTTGTCGCAGGTCAGAGTAGAAGCTAACCAGAGTGCTGGCCATGGCTGTGTCCACGGCTGACTGGGGGATCATACCCCTCAGGTCTGTCTGAATGTAGCCCGTCAGGAGGCTGTGGTGAGGGCTGTTCTCCTCGTCGGAGGGGATGCAGAACCAGCCGCAGGGGTGGTTAAAGCCCCGGACAAAACTCGGATGCTTCTCTTCATGATCCACACTGACTCCTGCATGAAGACACATGAGCCGTCATTCAATAAAGTCCACGATAGAAAGACGTATGGGCCTATAGATTACTTTGAGATATGAAAGACGTGTTAATACGATTGATCCGTTTGTAGACTAACCCACCACAGGACAGAAGGCCTTCCTGGAAATCTGTGGTGTACGAGAAATCAATGAACTCTCTAGGTGCGATAATGTTCCACAACTGCCCTGCAGTTGAGTATCTCATCACACAACAGCCCTGCAAACAGATACTTTGGCATTAAAACATTGACAGTTGGCATTCAAAACAATAATACATatgtgaggggtgggggacaaTTATTTAACAATTGAATTAAGGAAATAGTTAGGTTGATGAGACCTTATCGATTGTTTTAACAATGTCCATGGATGTCATCAAACTGTCCCAGTCTAGTCTATATGGTCCAGGACGAATATAATCCATTATTCTGTAAGGATTATCTTCAACAAAACCCTGGGCTTTATACCTGAAATAGAATGTTTAAAAAAACTCATGAACAGGACTAGCCTACATTAAAAGGTGGGTTTATAAGAGACTGTCATCTCGTTTGAGAGGAGACAAATAGATTATAGAACGGTGTGTCACTTACAGGAAACCATGGAACTCTTCTGATGGCTTTCTCCATACTATGACATCTTTCTATGAAATACAACAGTATAGTCTAGTCGATACTAATTCAATCCAGACAATTACAATTTATGAAAAGAAACGCGTATTCATTCAATTTACTTACTGATTTTTTGGTTATCGTCCATTCATGATCCTTTAGATTGTGATAAGAGAGCAGAGTATGTTTTAGGCTTGACGTCAAAGCAATGGGGTCTTCTAAGCTACCCATGTTTGATCTAAGGGAAGGGGAAAAAATCGTTATTCGACACATTTTAAACGTTTGGTTATCAAACTGTATTTGACCATTTCTTTCAGATCTGAAATTGGCTAGCACTGGCTTCCGACGTTGTTTAACTCAAAGTAGAAAGGGCTTTAAAACATGTAGCCTACAAACACATGCCTCAATCCATAGATACGGAATTACGTGTAAAATATACTTACGATCAAGCAACTACTAATAGCAGGCTTCTTTTTTCATTGTCAGCGAATGTAGTATTTAAATGAGGTTGATAGTGGTCCTATAAGAGCTGCGTGGAACTCGAAGAGGAACTCGATCACACAGGAAATCCTACGAATTGAAAGAATAATAGCCGAAGTGCTGTCGACCAAAGTTCACCTAAATATATACTAATGGTCCTTCATGCTTAATTATATCAATGAATGATACACTATGTGTTAGGCTGTTAGAGGCGCCTGACGCAAATATCGCAAATGGTTTTCTACTCCAGTTCATCCCGTCCAATCAGGAGCGTTGTTTCTCATTCATTATGTTTCACCAGTGCTCCAATTGGTCAGCACACTAACGGCATAACGAACCATGGGAGGagtgagtgcgtgtgcgtgtgatttTGTGTAACATGTTGACTTTGCTTATATTATAATCTGCATGAGTGACATAGTGTCATAATGAACGTTCTGTTTTGGCATTTGCTAATGGTTCCAATACAGACTTAATCAGAGGGTAGGCCTATTTGCAGGGTTAATACAACACGCTCAACAAAATATATATGGGACATTATAATGCGAACAcatcacaacgacaaaacagaCTGCCATCATTGATTATTGAGCTTTTTATTTGGAATGCATATGCTTTTATTGTTACATTTTATACTTGTTACACAAGAAATTGCAGTAGAAGCCTATATACACACCCAACGCTTACAAGCTTAACAACCAAAGACCCTATAGCCACATGGTCGTTTTACATCATCATTCTCACTGATGGCATAGCAATTACTTTAACATGTAGGCTTATGAATACCCTGGCTTACAATGATTTCCTTCCAGCTCCAGTGTCCTGACTGTGAGAAAGTGAAACAGTAGCCTATACCCACATTTAAAGTCCAGTGTGATTATTTCTTCTGAGTGCCCAAAACGTCTCACTCTTCTCTATCATAGAACCATTCTATATTATCAGAACTGTTTGTTTGAACTCAAACCGTATTTCATCTCTAGTTGTTCCCCCCAGGCCCTGGAGTTGAGTTGCCGATTTTTTCGTGCGGAACGTCAGTTGTTGATTTCGTGACCCCCATAATAATGACCACAACTATAATGATAACAGCCAGGCTGACCACAACAGCAATGAGCTTCCATTTGGCTTTCATGTTCTCCATTTTGGACTGCTTCTTGACCTTCACTGACTTCTTATGAAAGGTCTTACTCTGTGGACACAAACGTCAACACAAGCAcataaagttaaaaaaaaacctgTTTCATGGGTAAAAGTTGTGTTAACGGCAATGAGTGAAAATGAAAGGTGTCACCCTCGCTTCCAGATCCTGCGCCCTTTCATCCAACTCCTCTAGCTTATCGGAGCGCTCTTCCGTCTTATGCATGTTCTCCAACATTATGACTTTCACCTCTTCTGCGTCCTCCTGTGTTTGCCGCAAGCGGTTGTTCGCGGACTGAAACAGCAACATCAGCAAAACACCGACATTGTTTTAATTTGACAGGGTACAACGTGAGGACCTAGCTACCTTCCATCCATTAAGCTTTGCACATTTTATAATGTTCAGTCAATGATTGTGATGATCAATCAAGTTTATATAGGGACATTGTACAGTACATTGTACAGTAGCTATCTATTAATGAtttatagcctacatttcacaTCCGGTTATAAACATACAAATGTATATGCAAGTATTGATTGTATAGACTACATTATAAGaagtagcctataggctaaATCAAATGTTAAGAAAGTGTTGGCGCGACATTTTAGGTGTAGGCCTCCTGTTTAATGTACAAACAGTGACAACctcaagagaaagagaaactccAATCTGTTCTCTGAAGAGGAAGAACTTGACACTACTTCAAGGTTACCTGAAAATTAGTTGAAACACCAAGTGAAAGGTCTGTAAATAATACACTTACCATGTTTttaaatgagaatgtgtttgaaTGAGGAATTTATTTTGAGTCAATCGGAGCAAAGTCCAGGAGAGAAAGCTTGTTAGTGTTCACATGTGaactagtgatgggtcgttcgcgaacgatccgtctctaagagccggctcttgaaggtgaacgtcgggagctggctcgcatatctgaagagccgactctatttttaatagattaatacagcctataaaaactaaatgattattaaataatgaattttaattgtatttaaaataataataataattcaaagaacaacaaaaaaatacttgtaggcttaaaggcgcacacgatcatcctcacattctgttcctgtcaatcctgcatgagggagggccgagccaactcacacagtcagagagtagtcaaaactcggaggagagccatgacaaatcaatgcatttttaaagatatgtggttacggtcgagtatgatttcatttcataatttaattcaaattgttttcacacccatcatagtcaaattcatagttaaaacatgtattttttaaagagccgttcgggtgccaaaagagccggctctttttggtgagctgagccatacgagccggctcacgaaaaagagccggaatgcccatcacccAATGTGAACTGTCTAGACTCCGCCTTCAGGTGAGTGTTGCTGGTGGCACCTCCACTATTTTGACATAAAGGTTGCAGCGCGCGTCATCGGTATCATAAGACGAGAAGGACATGGAATATCATTCATGTGACAGCATCGATTTCAAAATGAGACGGTATCTCAGAAAAGTTCAATGTTGTTTTAGACCTTTTTGTAATAGTAAACTAGTCAGCCCTACTTCTAAATAGTAATTATTGAATAAATGAGTTGCTAATTTGTAGAACTAATCACAAGAGGAAGATACTGTTCTCCACACAGAGAAAATATCACCACTTACATACTCTAATCAACAACAAAAGTAGTTTCAAACTTTGTGTTGTGGTGGCCCTCTTGTGGCTGTCCTTGAGCTTGTACAGATATACAGTGCATTGAGTACTTAATCGATACAAGATAGTTGACCTAATTATAACAAATACAATTTGACAATACTAAGACACAAAATAGTAATTAATGGGAAATACACAACAACCAGGGTTCATACACTATAATATTTTATCCCCACATTAATAACTTTAGTGTTCTATACACTGTAATGTTTCAGAGAAACAGATTTCAAAGTCATCAGGACCCCCGTTTGCTCTCAGTCTAACAGCTACTCTGAAGGGCTGAGGTGACTGGATGCTCTCAGTCTAACAGCTACTCTGAAGGGCTGAGGTGACTGGATGCCTCCAAACACAGGAGTGAGATCAGGGTTCCCTGCATCCTCCGgccacaggaacaggaagtgacgtAACAGAgtgacgaggatgaggaagagctcCATGCGGGCCAACAGCTCTCCCAGACACACTCGTGGCCCTGGGCGTACAGAGAATGGCATCACATTACTGTGTTTACATTGGCACATTACCAGACATATTCAGTACCAGTATACTGAAGGCACTTCAACGACCGTCAAAACATGATCAGTGTGTCTCTGCtttgtatgttgatgtgttccaTGTtgatgtgggagtcaggtggctgagcggtgagggaatcgggctagtaatccgaaggttgccagttcgattcccggccgtgccaactgacgtggtgtccttgggcaaggcacttcaccctacttgcctcgggttaatgtccctgtacttactgtaagtcgctctggataagagcgtatagtaataaataaatataaatttatttattatatataaatatagtaaAGGTGTGTTCAGCATACTGGACACAGTCTACCAGTTTCACCTGCGGAAAATGCCAGGAAGGCATCAGGTTTTGTGAATCGACCGTCTTCTCCGAGGAAGTGGGCGGGGTAAAAGTCCTTCGGCCGCTCCCATTGGCTGCTCTCGAAGAGCACAGAGGTGAGGTTGGTGATGATCAGCG
Proteins encoded in this region:
- the LOC134038854 gene encoding vacuolar protein sorting-associated protein 37B-like, with amino-acid sequence MGEMAEFNDKFRSFSMTQLNELLEDDEKLNSIVKEMDEMLQVQQVKEVTLASNRSLAEQNLHLQPSLENQKNHLTKLYRHLQDLYDNYQLRKSTLDHNSGNSSLDIHLALLQAEGAKIEEETENMADAFLDGDVSLDCFIEDYQRRRYLAHLRRVKIDKLREHVLKGLSRLPQSSTSTNIPSLSTRPPDLPTSPSAYTNGSPSPLYTQAAPHPPHLFPGLASTGYPYMQQPYTPAVSQHPSPSVHLPPRTGFIMQ
- the LOC134038817 gene encoding tubulin alpha chain, testis-specific, giving the protein MRECISIHVGQAGVQIGNACWELYCLEHGIQPDGQMPSDKTIGGGDDSFNTFFSETGAGKHVPRAVFVDLEPTVVDEVRTGTYRQLFHPEQLITGKEDAANNYARGHYTIGKEIVDLVLDRVRKLSDQCTGLQGFLIFHSFGGGTGSGFASLLMERLSVDYGKKSKLEFAIYPAPQVSTAVVEPYNSILTTHTTLEHSDCAFMVDNEAIYDICRRNLDIERPTYTNLNRLIGQIVSSITASLRFDGALNVDLTEFQTNLVPYPRIHFPLVTYAPVISAEKAYHEQLSVAEITNACFEPANQMVKCDPRHGKYMACCMLYRGDVVPKDVNAAIATIKTKRTIQFVDWCPTGFKVGINYQPPTVVPGGDLAKVQRAVCMLSNTTAIAEAWARLDHKFDLMYAKRAFVHWYVGEGMEEGEFSEAREDLAALEKDYEEVGVDSVEGEAEEGEE
- the stard4 gene encoding stAR-related lipid transfer protein 4, with amino-acid sequence MGSLEDPIALTSSLKHTLLSYHNLKDHEWTITKKSKDVIVWRKPSEEFHGFLYKAQGFVEDNPYRIMDYIRPGPYRLDWDSLMTSMDIVKTIDKGCCVMRYSTAGQLWNIIAPREFIDFSYTTDFQEGLLSCGVSVDHEEKHPSFVRGFNHPCGWFCIPSDEENSPHHSLLTGYIQTDLRGMIPQSAVDTAMASTLVSFYSDLRQALKA